The Parvibaculaceae bacterium PLY_AMNH_Bact1 genome window below encodes:
- a CDS encoding hypothetical protein (Derived by automated computational analysis using gene prediction method: GeneMarkS-2+.): MRPARSVSQVHSLPVQLAWFVGLSTCVLIATAALAQSDVDLFQRFFGTYSPLLVVSGVICVGAVLLMFLNANVQMAVVIPDVWGRGVLVCVLGASLFVLPTILVDALQPFSEDLNVTLPSAFLFYPVMGFVVEVLFHLLPLSIALFFLIYILSVGDASRRFWIAACVAAGLEPAFQIWVGAAREGLTWKSVYLGVHLFLFGLGQLYVLKSYGFLHMFLFRMVYYLHWHILWGTLRLSLLF; the protein is encoded by the coding sequence ATGAGACCCGCCCGTTCTGTTTCACAAGTCCATTCGCTGCCTGTTCAACTGGCATGGTTTGTGGGCCTTTCGACCTGCGTGTTGATTGCGACTGCAGCTTTGGCGCAAAGCGATGTTGACCTATTTCAGCGCTTCTTTGGCACTTACTCACCCTTGCTGGTCGTGTCCGGTGTCATCTGCGTTGGTGCTGTTTTGTTGATGTTCCTCAACGCCAATGTGCAAATGGCGGTCGTCATCCCAGATGTATGGGGGAGGGGAGTCTTGGTCTGCGTGCTAGGCGCAAGCCTGTTCGTTCTACCAACAATCTTAGTCGACGCCCTTCAGCCGTTTTCAGAAGACTTAAATGTCACTCTGCCTTCGGCATTCCTATTTTATCCGGTCATGGGGTTCGTGGTGGAGGTTCTCTTCCACCTGCTGCCTCTGTCAATTGCTCTGTTTTTCCTTATCTACATTCTATCCGTCGGAGACGCGTCGCGCCGGTTCTGGATAGCTGCATGTGTTGCTGCGGGTCTCGAACCGGCATTTCAAATTTGGGTTGGCGCGGCGAGGGAGGGACTGACCTGGAAGAGTGTCTATCTGGGCGTGCACTTGTTCCTGTTCGGTCTTGGCCAGCTTTATGTCCTTAAGTCATACGGCTTTCTGCACATGTTTCTGTTTCGCATGGTCTACTATCTGCATTGGCATATTCTGTGGGGCACATTGCGCCTTTCGCTGCTCTTTTGA
- a CDS encoding 2Fe-2S iron-sulfur cluster-binding protein (Derived by automated computational analysis using gene prediction method: Protein Homology. GO_function: GO:0009055 - electron transfer activity [Evidence IEA]; GO_function: GO:0051536 - iron-sulfur cluster binding [Evidence IEA]) codes for MKIVVADRDGVAHELDAVEGWRVMEIVRAHGVKLGAECGGASVCGECRVRVAPEWQGRLHEPHDEELDRLDEHLAGEDERLSCQLIFSEELNGLTLSLPDAA; via the coding sequence ATGAAAATTGTCGTTGCAGATCGCGACGGCGTTGCGCACGAGCTCGACGCTGTTGAAGGATGGCGGGTGATGGAAATTGTCCGCGCCCATGGAGTAAAGCTTGGCGCTGAGTGCGGCGGCGCCAGCGTGTGCGGTGAATGTCGCGTGCGTGTGGCCCCGGAGTGGCAGGGCAGGTTGCACGAACCCCATGATGAGGAGCTCGACCGGCTGGATGAGCACCTGGCGGGTGAGGATGAACGGCTGTCCTGTCAGTTGATCTTTTCTGAAGAGCTTAATGGGCTGACATTGAGCCTTCCTGACGCAGCCTGA
- a CDS encoding NAD(P)/FAD-dependent oxidoreductase (Derived by automated computational analysis using gene prediction method: Protein Homology.) translates to MSQDTITTDVVIIGAGPCGLFAIFELGLLDLKAHVIDILDRPGGQCAELYPEKPIYDIPGLPVVSGQELTDNLLEQAKPFAPEYHYNEMVEQVQKLDNGNWQVKTDGGLTFEAPVVVIAAGGGSFQPKKPPIPGIEAYEGTSVFYSVKKMDAFKGKNILVSGGGDSALDWTINLEPIANSMQLIHRRDGFRAAPDSVNKMHALVEEKKMIFHMGQITELHGDNGQLEGVTYKSKDGELTKIECDTLLPFFGLTMKLGPIADWGLNLDENLIPVDTEKFATNADGIFAIGDINHYPGKLKLILSGFHEAALMAQAAKRIVDPDAKIVFQYTTSSSNLQKKLGVA, encoded by the coding sequence ATGAGCCAGGACACGATTACGACTGATGTGGTCATTATTGGCGCGGGCCCTTGTGGGCTTTTCGCGATCTTTGAACTGGGCCTTCTGGACCTGAAGGCGCATGTGATCGACATTCTTGATCGTCCTGGCGGGCAGTGCGCAGAGCTTTATCCTGAAAAGCCGATTTATGACATTCCAGGTCTGCCTGTCGTGTCAGGCCAGGAGCTGACAGATAATCTGTTGGAACAGGCCAAGCCCTTCGCTCCTGAATACCACTACAATGAAATGGTTGAGCAGGTTCAGAAGCTCGACAATGGCAACTGGCAGGTCAAAACAGATGGTGGCCTGACATTTGAAGCTCCGGTGGTCGTGATTGCTGCCGGTGGTGGCAGCTTCCAGCCTAAGAAGCCCCCAATCCCTGGCATTGAAGCGTATGAAGGGACATCGGTTTTTTATTCAGTGAAGAAGATGGATGCATTTAAAGGCAAGAACATTCTCGTTTCTGGCGGTGGTGATAGCGCGCTCGACTGGACGATCAACCTTGAGCCGATCGCTAACAGCATGCAGCTTATTCACCGCCGGGACGGCTTCCGTGCCGCGCCTGATTCTGTGAACAAAATGCACGCTCTCGTGGAAGAGAAAAAGATGATCTTCCATATGGGCCAGATTACAGAACTGCATGGTGACAATGGTCAGCTGGAAGGTGTGACCTATAAATCGAAAGACGGTGAGCTGACAAAGATTGAATGCGATACGCTGTTGCCGTTCTTTGGTCTCACAATGAAACTTGGGCCAATCGCTGACTGGGGTCTCAACTTGGATGAGAACCTCATCCCCGTTGATACGGAGAAGTTTGCGACCAATGCGGACGGTATTTTTGCGATTGGGGATATCAATCACTATCCGGGCAAGCTGAAGCTCATTCTCTCTGGCTTCCATGAAGCGGCACTGATGGCTCAGGCTGCGAAACGGATTGTCGATCCAGACGCGAAAATCGTTTTCCAGTACACAACATCTTCGTCGAACCTTCAGAAGAAACTCGGCGTCGCTTAA
- a CDS encoding chorismate mutase (Derived by automated computational analysis using gene prediction method: Protein Homology.) — MTKCETMADVRREVDRLDRELVALLTERQAMMNEAGRIKASRDLVRDEDRIEQVVANVLRESEKTGLSPAIAEPVWRLLIEKSIEHEFGVFDELNKAS, encoded by the coding sequence ATGACCAAGTGCGAGACGATGGCCGATGTCCGCCGGGAAGTCGACCGCCTCGACCGTGAACTCGTTGCCCTTCTAACAGAGCGGCAGGCGATGATGAATGAGGCTGGACGCATTAAGGCAAGCCGAGATCTGGTGCGGGATGAAGACCGCATTGAACAGGTGGTTGCCAACGTTTTGCGCGAATCAGAAAAGACGGGTCTCTCCCCTGCGATTGCAGAACCCGTCTGGCGTCTCCTCATCGAAAAGAGCATCGAACATGAATTCGGTGTCTTCGACGAACTCAATAAGGCGTCATAG
- a CDS encoding acylneuraminate cytidylyltransferase family protein (Derived by automated computational analysis using gene prediction method: Protein Homology.), whose amino-acid sequence MIRLCTILARGGSKGVPGKNIRLLSGKPLIVHSIEQAQASKLFEHIAVSSDDQAILDTARAAGVQHLVQRPPDLATDTAAKLPAIRHCVETVETKIGQVFDVVADLQPTSPLRLPSDIVEAVALLDDGDVDNVITGSPAKCSPYFNLVEERRDGSVGLSKPSDPPIVRRQDAPRTFDMNGSIYVWRRATLMSDAGLFLPKTHLYEMPEERSADIDTELDFQFVEFLAKRSAAA is encoded by the coding sequence GTGATACGGCTTTGCACTATACTCGCCCGAGGGGGATCCAAAGGAGTTCCCGGCAAGAACATTAGGCTGCTCTCAGGTAAGCCCTTGATCGTTCATTCCATTGAGCAGGCACAAGCCAGCAAGCTTTTCGAGCATATCGCTGTATCCAGCGACGACCAGGCAATTTTGGACACTGCGCGTGCCGCGGGTGTCCAACATCTTGTTCAGCGCCCGCCGGACCTTGCAACGGACACTGCTGCTAAACTTCCTGCAATTCGCCATTGCGTCGAAACGGTTGAGACAAAAATTGGACAGGTGTTCGATGTTGTTGCGGATTTGCAACCGACATCGCCCTTGCGGTTGCCCAGCGATATTGTCGAGGCGGTCGCTCTGCTTGATGACGGCGATGTGGATAATGTTATTACCGGGTCGCCCGCGAAGTGTTCTCCCTACTTTAATCTGGTTGAAGAGCGTCGTGACGGGTCAGTTGGACTGTCAAAGCCGTCTGATCCGCCCATTGTTCGCCGACAGGATGCGCCACGGACGTTTGATATGAACGGATCCATATATGTATGGCGTCGCGCAACACTAATGAGTGATGCTGGCTTATTCCTCCCGAAGACACATCTCTATGAGATGCCGGAGGAGCGGTCTGCCGACATTGATACGGAACTTGATTTTCAGTTTGTTGAGTTCTTGGCGAAGCGTTCGGCTGCGGCGTGA
- a CDS encoding nucleotidyltransferase family protein (Derived by automated computational analysis using gene prediction method: Protein Homology.), with translation MAHWKKAVLDPSATLGEAIRNLDESALQIALVVDPDGRLLGTITDGDVRRAILRSETLDAAVGNVMKANPITAGPDIDRKTVMRWMREYQIAQVPIVDADGVLTGLETLSRIVQDDRSDNWVVIMAGGLGTRLRPLTENLPKPLIPVGGKPVLESIIERLAEQGFKRIFLSVNYQAEKVEAYFGDGHEWGVDISYLEESKRLGTAGALTLLPETPSAPFLVMNADLVTAINFRRLLDFHVDQVADATMGVREYRFQVPYGVIEMSGNQISEINEKPTQNYFVNGGVYALSPAVLHHVPEGEMYDMPTLFDQVISEGGLASAFPIHEYWIDIGQLDDLQQAQEEFGKVFGEKERV, from the coding sequence ATGGCTCATTGGAAAAAGGCAGTTCTGGACCCAAGCGCCACTCTGGGAGAGGCGATTAGAAATCTTGACGAAAGTGCGCTCCAGATCGCACTTGTTGTTGATCCGGATGGGAGACTGTTGGGGACCATAACGGACGGTGACGTTCGCCGCGCCATCCTTCGCAGCGAAACCCTTGATGCGGCGGTTGGCAATGTGATGAAGGCAAATCCCATCACTGCAGGCCCTGACATTGACCGGAAAACGGTGATGCGCTGGATGCGGGAGTATCAGATCGCCCAGGTGCCGATTGTTGATGCAGACGGCGTATTGACGGGCCTTGAGACACTGAGTCGCATCGTTCAGGATGACCGAAGCGACAATTGGGTTGTGATTATGGCAGGTGGTCTGGGAACCCGGCTTCGGCCCCTCACAGAAAATCTTCCCAAACCTCTTATCCCCGTGGGCGGGAAGCCGGTGCTTGAGAGCATTATTGAACGGCTGGCAGAGCAGGGGTTCAAGCGCATCTTTCTGTCAGTGAACTATCAAGCGGAGAAGGTAGAAGCCTATTTTGGTGACGGGCATGAGTGGGGTGTCGACATTTCCTATTTGGAAGAAAGCAAACGGTTGGGCACAGCTGGTGCCTTGACGCTCCTGCCAGAAACACCAAGTGCTCCGTTTCTGGTTATGAATGCGGATCTGGTCACTGCGATTAACTTTCGACGGCTTCTTGATTTTCACGTGGATCAGGTGGCGGACGCGACAATGGGGGTGCGGGAGTACCGCTTCCAGGTGCCTTATGGGGTCATTGAGATGAGCGGCAATCAGATTTCCGAAATCAACGAGAAGCCCACCCAGAACTATTTTGTGAACGGTGGCGTGTATGCGCTGTCACCCGCTGTGCTGCACCACGTGCCTGAGGGTGAGATGTATGACATGCCAACCTTGTTCGATCAGGTGATCTCTGAGGGTGGGCTCGCGAGCGCTTTTCCGATTCATGAGTATTGGATTGATATCGGCCAGTTGGACGACTTGCAGCAGGCACAGGAAGAGTTCGGCAAAGTCTTCGGTGAGAAAGAACGGGTGTGA
- the neuB gene encoding N-acetylneuraminate synthase (Derived by automated computational analysis using gene prediction method: Protein Homology. GO_function: GO:0003824 - catalytic activity [Evidence IEA]; GO_process: GO:0016051 - carbohydrate biosynthetic process [Evidence IEA]): protein MNHVTVIAEAGVNHNGSLERAIEMVDVAADIGVDVVKFQTFNAEALVTRSAPKADYQKETTDKSETQLDMLRALELDEHAHRALIQRCSEKGVQFLSTPFDLDSLDLLANDLGVATLKVGSGELTNAPLLHACAKAGRDLILSTGMATLNEVETMLGVVAHGYLGECAPSEMAFKEAFKSEAGKTVLKSRVKLLHCTSSYPTPDVDVNLRAIETLRAKFDLPVGFSDHSEGIVHAIASVAIGACIIEKHYTLDKELPGPDHKASATPEELKGLVEGVRRVSAGLGDGNKEPRPAEISNMAIGRKSLVACKAINAGDIFTTENLTVKRPGTGLRPELYWSLLGTHAARAYAPDDMITQ from the coding sequence ATGAACCACGTCACGGTGATCGCTGAAGCAGGGGTCAATCACAATGGATCTCTGGAGCGTGCTATTGAGATGGTCGATGTCGCTGCCGACATTGGTGTGGATGTTGTTAAGTTTCAGACATTCAACGCTGAAGCCTTGGTGACGCGTAGTGCACCCAAAGCCGACTATCAAAAAGAAACGACCGATAAGAGCGAAACGCAGTTGGATATGCTGCGAGCGCTGGAGCTTGATGAGCATGCCCACCGGGCGCTTATTCAACGATGTTCCGAGAAGGGGGTGCAGTTTCTCTCGACCCCGTTTGATCTGGACAGCCTGGATCTTCTCGCCAATGATCTTGGTGTCGCAACTTTGAAGGTCGGTTCGGGTGAACTTACCAACGCGCCCCTTCTGCATGCTTGTGCGAAGGCAGGTCGCGACCTCATTCTTTCGACAGGCATGGCGACATTGAATGAAGTGGAGACCATGCTGGGCGTGGTGGCGCATGGGTACCTTGGCGAGTGCGCGCCTAGCGAAATGGCATTCAAAGAGGCGTTTAAGAGCGAGGCGGGTAAAACTGTTCTCAAGTCCCGTGTCAAACTGTTGCATTGCACGAGCTCCTACCCAACACCGGACGTGGATGTAAACCTCAGGGCTATTGAGACGCTTCGCGCAAAGTTTGATTTACCTGTCGGGTTTTCAGATCACAGCGAAGGGATCGTTCATGCGATTGCTTCGGTGGCAATAGGAGCCTGTATTATCGAGAAGCACTATACGCTGGACAAGGAACTGCCAGGACCTGACCATAAGGCGTCTGCGACACCGGAAGAGTTGAAGGGCCTTGTTGAGGGCGTGCGACGTGTGTCAGCCGGTCTCGGTGACGGGAACAAGGAGCCGCGGCCAGCCGAAATCAGCAATATGGCGATTGGCCGGAAATCCTTGGTCGCGTGCAAGGCGATCAATGCCGGCGACATATTTACGACTGAAAACCTCACCGTTAAAAGGCCGGGAACAGGTCTCCGTCCAGAGCTCTATTGGTCGCTTCTTGGAACCCACGCAGCGCGCGCCTATGCGCCTGATGACATGATTACCCAGTAG
- a CDS encoding PIG-L family deacetylase (Derived by automated computational analysis using gene prediction method: Protein Homology.) has product MSDILVVAPHPDDETFGCGGTLLKACHAGNRVHWLILTEMTESAGYSAERITTREREIEAVSEAFGFQSIHRLGYETAALDIAPVGEVVKRISDIVSEVQPSDVYLPFPGDAHTDHKISFDAALSCTKWFRAPYIRRVLAYETLSETDIVRRPGGLDFIPSLYENITDWSAKKKSIIELYGEEVGEAPFPRSLEIVDAKEKVRGAEAGYAAAEAFMLLKEVRP; this is encoded by the coding sequence ATGTCTGACATTTTGGTCGTCGCCCCTCATCCAGATGATGAGACTTTTGGCTGTGGCGGCACCCTGCTAAAGGCCTGTCATGCCGGAAACCGCGTGCATTGGTTGATCCTGACAGAGATGACAGAGTCTGCTGGTTATTCAGCGGAACGTATCACGACTCGCGAGCGCGAGATTGAAGCGGTGTCAGAAGCTTTTGGCTTTCAATCGATTCATCGCCTTGGGTATGAGACAGCGGCGCTTGACATTGCGCCCGTTGGTGAGGTTGTGAAGAGGATTTCGGACATCGTCTCAGAGGTTCAGCCATCTGACGTCTATTTACCGTTCCCCGGCGACGCTCACACGGATCACAAAATCTCGTTTGATGCGGCTCTGTCTTGCACCAAATGGTTTCGCGCGCCCTACATCCGGCGTGTTTTGGCATACGAAACACTCTCGGAAACGGACATTGTAAGGCGGCCTGGGGGTCTGGATTTTATCCCATCCCTCTATGAGAACATTACGGACTGGTCCGCGAAGAAGAAGTCCATCATTGAGCTTTATGGTGAAGAGGTGGGTGAGGCACCGTTTCCACGAAGCTTAGAAATTGTCGATGCGAAAGAGAAGGTGCGTGGTGCGGAGGCAGGATATGCGGCAGCAGAAGCCTTTATGCTTCTTAAAGAGGTGAGGCCATGA
- the neuC gene encoding UDP-N-acetylglucosamine 2-epimerase (Derived by automated computational analysis using gene prediction method: Protein Homology. GO_function: GO:0008761 - UDP-N-acetylglucosamine 2-epimerase activity [Evidence IEA]; GO_process: GO:0006047 - UDP-N-acetylglucosamine metabolic process [Evidence IEA]) — MSSDIRCVMFVTGSRAEYDILYPVIDAVSRSQSLRPEVIVTGSHLASVYGLTVKDVEADGYPVVAKIDNLLASDSDAARAKSAAIQLQGLVDVVAFRRPDFLVVVGDREEAMTVALTGGYLDIPVVHIAGGDTADDFNIDNSVRHAVTKLAHLHMTASAGSAERVLRLGEEPWRVHNVGAPGLDRLVDEPEIDLACVWKMMNVVPVEGPFLVMIQHPLLPEMDDAERQMKATLDAVVACDLPTFISGPNSDPGNHAMSRLLSDYANRHPKLVAYKNLSRVVFVNLMRHAAALVGNSSCGIIEAPLLKLPVVNVGSRQVGREHAANVEFVDYDATEIEAALKKAVFDGQYRTQVAAAQNPYGDGTAGKQICDVLVQETDQRRLVQKRNTF, encoded by the coding sequence ATGTCTTCTGACATTCGGTGTGTGATGTTTGTTACTGGCTCACGGGCTGAATATGACATCCTTTACCCCGTAATTGACGCTGTATCGCGGTCGCAATCATTGCGACCTGAGGTAATTGTTACTGGCAGTCATCTTGCGTCGGTCTATGGATTGACGGTCAAGGATGTGGAAGCTGATGGGTATCCGGTCGTCGCAAAGATTGACAACCTTCTTGCTTCTGACAGTGATGCTGCTCGTGCGAAGTCGGCGGCAATCCAATTGCAAGGATTGGTCGATGTTGTCGCTTTTCGACGACCTGACTTTCTAGTTGTCGTTGGTGACAGAGAAGAGGCCATGACCGTTGCCCTGACGGGTGGCTATCTTGACATTCCTGTCGTTCACATTGCTGGTGGCGATACGGCTGATGATTTCAATATTGATAATTCCGTGAGACATGCGGTTACAAAGTTAGCGCACCTTCACATGACAGCATCGGCTGGCAGTGCGGAGCGGGTTTTGCGTCTTGGAGAGGAACCTTGGCGCGTTCACAATGTTGGTGCGCCTGGTCTTGATCGGCTTGTGGATGAACCTGAAATCGATTTGGCCTGTGTCTGGAAAATGATGAATGTGGTACCTGTTGAAGGGCCTTTTCTCGTCATGATTCAGCACCCACTATTGCCGGAGATGGATGATGCTGAGCGGCAAATGAAGGCCACACTCGATGCGGTCGTTGCCTGCGATCTACCCACTTTCATTTCGGGCCCCAACAGTGATCCCGGCAACCACGCTATGTCGCGCCTCCTGTCTGACTATGCGAACCGTCATCCAAAGCTTGTTGCTTACAAAAACCTATCGCGGGTTGTGTTTGTAAACCTCATGCGTCATGCGGCTGCTCTGGTTGGCAATTCCAGTTGCGGGATCATTGAAGCGCCGTTACTGAAGCTCCCAGTGGTGAATGTGGGGAGTCGCCAGGTTGGCCGTGAGCACGCGGCAAATGTGGAATTTGTTGATTATGACGCAACGGAGATTGAAGCGGCTCTCAAAAAGGCTGTCTTCGATGGGCAATACCGTACGCAGGTAGCTGCCGCACAAAATCCGTATGGCGATGGAACGGCGGGCAAGCAGATTTGCGATGTGCTTGTCCAAGAAACCGACCAGCGGCGGTTGGTTCAGAAGCGCAATACATTTTGA
- a CDS encoding GNAT family N-acetyltransferase (Derived by automated computational analysis using gene prediction method: Protein Homology.): MLNAATTFHAHDLDFRPFRPGDEQAILALFQAAFGKPMSKEYWNWRYRDNPIDAPMIELAWDGDMLAAHYAVSPMPLTIGRDTGKAALSMTIMTHPDYQGMGLFPQLAERLYDRLAKQGYRMVFGFPNSNSHRGFVQNLGWEDMAPVPLMTASIDDMKFPDTPGRSFAQVDRFSDWLPSIAPSPAKVSLGRDIAYYNWRMLEDPENDYRIGVAGGEGGLGLAVFKRHKNAVDIVELAATPETVGALIGSVAAIARGDGATQLNLWLPVFDPMFPAIEKVGFRAGGPVTYMGGRVLGSGSDLLDSRSWSVRMVMSDVF; the protein is encoded by the coding sequence ATGTTGAATGCAGCAACGACGTTTCATGCACATGATTTGGATTTCCGGCCTTTCCGTCCTGGTGACGAGCAGGCCATCTTGGCGTTGTTCCAGGCAGCGTTCGGAAAGCCTATGTCCAAGGAATATTGGAACTGGCGTTATCGTGACAATCCAATTGATGCACCAATGATCGAACTTGCCTGGGATGGAGACATGCTTGCAGCGCATTATGCTGTGTCGCCGATGCCACTAACGATCGGGAGAGATACAGGTAAAGCCGCGCTGTCCATGACGATAATGACTCATCCGGATTATCAGGGGATGGGCCTGTTCCCACAGTTGGCTGAGCGCTTATACGATCGCCTTGCGAAACAGGGGTACCGGATGGTTTTCGGTTTCCCCAACAGCAACAGTCATCGGGGTTTTGTACAGAATTTGGGATGGGAGGATATGGCGCCGGTACCGCTAATGACAGCGTCCATTGACGATATGAAGTTCCCTGACACACCGGGCCGGAGCTTTGCGCAGGTTGATCGCTTTAGTGATTGGCTGCCAAGTATTGCCCCCTCACCAGCTAAAGTCTCGCTGGGGCGCGACATCGCCTACTACAATTGGCGGATGCTGGAAGACCCAGAAAATGACTACCGCATTGGCGTCGCTGGCGGAGAGGGTGGGTTAGGTCTTGCTGTGTTTAAACGTCACAAAAATGCCGTTGATATTGTCGAGCTCGCCGCAACACCGGAGACTGTCGGTGCTCTTATCGGAAGTGTCGCAGCCATTGCGCGCGGTGATGGTGCAACGCAGCTCAATTTGTGGTTGCCTGTATTTGACCCGATGTTCCCTGCGATAGAGAAAGTCGGTTTCAGGGCAGGTGGTCCCGTTACATATATGGGTGGACGGGTCCTTGGGTCGGGGAGTGATCTCCTGGATAGCCGCTCATGGTCTGTCCGCATGGTGATGTCCGATGTCTTCTGA
- a CDS encoding LegC family aminotransferase (Derived by automated computational analysis using gene prediction method: Protein Homology.), producing the protein MGLATLNQPYEQVDPTQVVAGIRSAIGVDEDHSFQPLHVPHFEGTEWEYVKDCLDTGWVSSVGSYVERFESEVAAQSGVAHGVAVVNGTAALQIALEIVGVGVGDEVLMPALTFVATPNAASYLGAIPHFVDSDPTTLGLDPVKLDLYLHDVAERSLEGVRNRLTGRRLGAIVPMHTYGHPVDMEPLIAIAARHGIPIVEDAAESLGSVYKGEKCGSLGRVAAISFNGNKIITTGGGGAIVTDDADLAARAKHLTTTAKVTHRWAFDHDAVGYNFRLPNLNAALGCAQLESLPSYIERKRSLAERYVSAFESIAGVSAFRERCFGRANYWLNCLLLDEPSIETRDAVLEATNDAGLMTRPTWTLMKDLPMYVGAPSMPLDGARNIEARLINVPSSVPLGENPC; encoded by the coding sequence ATGGGTCTTGCGACACTCAATCAGCCTTATGAACAGGTGGATCCTACTCAAGTGGTAGCAGGGATCCGTTCGGCTATTGGCGTGGATGAAGATCATTCTTTTCAGCCGCTTCATGTACCCCACTTTGAAGGGACGGAGTGGGAGTATGTGAAAGACTGCCTTGATACCGGCTGGGTTTCCTCTGTTGGTTCTTACGTTGAGCGTTTTGAATCTGAAGTTGCCGCGCAATCTGGCGTGGCACATGGTGTTGCCGTCGTAAACGGTACCGCCGCGCTTCAGATTGCACTTGAGATTGTTGGTGTGGGCGTGGGGGACGAGGTGCTGATGCCGGCGCTTACATTTGTTGCAACACCTAACGCTGCCTCGTATCTCGGGGCTATCCCTCATTTTGTCGATAGCGATCCAACGACTCTTGGTCTGGATCCAGTGAAACTTGATTTGTATCTCCACGATGTTGCAGAGCGTTCTCTGGAAGGTGTCCGAAACCGCCTGACAGGGCGCCGCCTGGGTGCCATCGTTCCGATGCACACCTACGGGCATCCGGTGGATATGGAGCCACTGATCGCGATTGCTGCGCGGCATGGTATTCCGATTGTTGAAGATGCAGCTGAGTCTCTCGGCAGTGTCTACAAAGGTGAAAAATGCGGGTCGCTCGGCCGGGTGGCAGCAATCAGTTTTAACGGCAACAAAATTATCACAACTGGTGGCGGTGGGGCGATTGTCACTGATGATGCGGACCTTGCCGCTCGTGCCAAGCATCTGACGACAACAGCGAAAGTGACCCATCGGTGGGCTTTTGACCATGATGCTGTCGGATATAATTTTCGTCTGCCAAACCTCAATGCAGCATTGGGCTGCGCACAGCTTGAAAGCCTTCCCTCCTACATTGAGCGCAAGCGCTCCCTTGCTGAACGATATGTATCAGCCTTTGAATCTATTGCTGGCGTCAGCGCTTTCCGCGAACGGTGTTTTGGTCGCGCGAACTATTGGTTGAACTGCCTCCTGCTTGACGAGCCTTCAATTGAAACACGCGATGCGGTTCTTGAAGCCACGAATGATGCAGGCCTCATGACGCGACCCACGTGGACTCTGATGAAAGATTTACCGATGTATGTCGGTGCACCCTCCATGCCGCTTGATGGTGCCCGCAACATTGAAGCCCGCCTTATTAACGTTCCCTCAAGTGTACCACTTGGAGAAAACCCATGTTGA